In one window of Oceanispirochaeta sp. M1 DNA:
- a CDS encoding ABC transporter ATP-binding protein translates to MAEVILKDITKIYDGGVKAVDKANIHIKDQEFVVLVGPSGCGKSTTLRMVAGLEDISDGELQIDGKRMNEEAPKDRDIAMVFQNYALYPHMSVYDNMAFGLKIRKYPKADIDSRVKEAAQILDIEELLERKPKALSGGQRQRVAVGRAIVRKPKVFLFDEPLSNLDAKLRVQMRAEIGALHSRLSATMIYVTHDQVEAMTMGDKIVVMKGGIIQQIGSPLKLYNEPINRFVAGFIGSPPMNVAVAKVTEEGGKIVITEEGMTVAIDDDRKETLKAYVGKELLVGIRPEDLDFTTTPVDNNMSAKVVVIEPLGAETQLHINTGSHTFTTKNEPTIQVKVGDTVNFTPRLEKLHFFDLETERSLFFTED, encoded by the coding sequence ATGGCCGAAGTAATCTTAAAAGACATCACCAAAATTTATGATGGTGGAGTAAAAGCGGTGGATAAAGCAAATATCCACATTAAAGACCAGGAATTTGTTGTACTGGTAGGACCTTCCGGATGTGGTAAATCCACAACACTGAGAATGGTAGCGGGACTGGAAGACATCAGTGATGGTGAACTTCAGATCGATGGAAAGAGAATGAATGAAGAGGCTCCCAAAGACAGGGACATCGCAATGGTTTTCCAGAACTATGCCCTCTACCCCCATATGTCAGTTTATGACAACATGGCATTCGGACTCAAAATCAGAAAATATCCCAAAGCAGATATCGACTCTCGTGTTAAAGAAGCTGCTCAGATTCTGGATATTGAAGAACTTCTCGAAAGAAAACCTAAAGCTCTTTCCGGTGGACAGAGACAGCGTGTTGCTGTAGGTCGTGCGATTGTTCGTAAACCTAAGGTATTCCTTTTCGACGAGCCCCTTTCCAACCTTGATGCTAAACTGAGAGTTCAGATGAGAGCCGAAATCGGTGCTCTTCACTCAAGACTGTCTGCAACAATGATCTATGTAACACATGACCAGGTAGAAGCCATGACCATGGGTGACAAAATTGTTGTTATGAAGGGTGGTATCATCCAGCAGATCGGATCTCCCCTGAAACTGTACAACGAGCCTATTAACAGATTTGTTGCAGGATTTATCGGATCTCCACCCATGAACGTGGCAGTTGCCAAGGTAACCGAAGAAGGTGGGAAAATTGTTATTACCGAAGAAGGTATGACAGTAGCCATCGATGACGACAGAAAAGAGACTCTTAAAGCCTATGTAGGAAAAGAGCTTCTCGTCGGAATCAGACCTGAAGACCTTGACTTCACAACAACTCCTGTTGATAACAACATGAGTGCCAAGGTTGTGGTAATTGAGCCCCTCGGTGCTGAAACTCAGCTTCACATCAACACAGGATCTCATACATTCACAACTAAGAATGAGCCCACCATTCAAGTAAAAGTAGGCGACACTGTCAACTTTACTCCTAGACTGGAAAAACTCCATTTCTTTGACCTTGAGACAGAAAGATCTCTATTCTTCACTGAAGACTGA
- a CDS encoding TIGR01212 family radical SAM protein (This family includes YhcC from E. coli K-12, an uncharacterized radical SAM protein.): MLFRKYSDYLKEKYGETVYRVGVDGGFSCPNRGENRFNPGCSFCDVYGVRSTYLGEEESYSLQEQIRKSIAPLKKRYDAHKYILYFQAYSSTWGTVAQLKKTYDAGLALEHFVELVVSTRPDCIDEEIADLLGSYQSDDFDVWVELGLQSAHDSSLERVNRGHDRACFEKAYTLLKAAGIKIAVHLIFGLPGEDHEQIMESVDYLASLRPDGVKFHNLHIPTGSPLYQEYAAGELSFPDSRRHVLYVADSLERIPPETVIMRMTTDTPRLRHKLPGAFLNKSSVYNLVRDELQHRGTHQGFHFS; encoded by the coding sequence GTGTTATTCAGGAAATACAGTGATTATCTGAAAGAGAAGTATGGAGAGACGGTCTACCGTGTCGGAGTGGACGGAGGATTTTCCTGTCCCAACAGGGGAGAAAACCGCTTTAATCCGGGCTGCAGTTTCTGTGATGTCTACGGTGTTCGTTCTACATACCTGGGAGAAGAAGAAAGCTATTCTCTGCAGGAACAGATCAGGAAATCCATCGCGCCCCTTAAAAAACGATACGATGCCCATAAATACATCCTCTATTTCCAGGCTTATTCCAGCACCTGGGGGACTGTCGCCCAACTGAAGAAAACCTATGATGCAGGATTGGCTCTGGAACATTTTGTAGAGTTGGTTGTCTCCACTCGCCCCGATTGTATTGATGAAGAAATTGCTGACCTTCTGGGCTCCTATCAAAGTGATGATTTTGATGTCTGGGTTGAGCTGGGACTGCAGTCTGCACATGACAGTTCTCTTGAGAGGGTAAACAGGGGACATGACCGTGCCTGTTTTGAGAAAGCATACACTCTTCTTAAAGCTGCAGGCATTAAAATTGCTGTTCATTTGATTTTCGGTCTTCCGGGAGAAGACCATGAGCAGATCATGGAGAGTGTCGATTATCTGGCTTCATTAAGACCGGATGGTGTGAAATTTCACAATCTGCATATTCCTACAGGTTCTCCTTTATATCAGGAGTATGCCGCCGGGGAACTCTCTTTTCCTGACAGTCGGAGACATGTTCTTTATGTGGCGGATTCACTGGAGCGTATCCCCCCGGAGACAGTCATTATGCGGATGACGACTGATACTCCGAGACTTCGCCATAAGTTACCGGGGGCTTTTCTTAACAAGTCTTCCGTATATAATCTTGTCCGGGATGAATTGCAGCACCGGGGAACTCATCAGGGATTCCATTTCAGCTGA